The following are encoded in a window of bacterium SCSIO 12643 genomic DNA:
- a CDS encoding gliding motility-associated C-terminal domain-containing protein, whose protein sequence is MKQSTYAIRTTILLFTLFFMTDISAQCVWQVHDSDNFEYSTTIPGYIAGTTYHPAPSVHGKRTGTKGFYMNFVNGLAFNTMVFSRAYPVCQTSAYRFKTWLKEINGGSSTVTLQVRDNNNNILATNTNTYVASAGWIQWVTPSFTPTTGTIYFEIIYNSGVGNNDFGMDDLYFEVCAPPVTQSSVDFCASGAVFNLYDSLNTLTGTTGTWSGPSTLTNGSLGTFDPSSNISGTYQYTIADPNPVCPDSIESFNVVVGQGPTLDLGNDTNLCTNDVLLLDATNDNATYLWQDNSTNSTFNVTQPGTYWVQVSDSCAVVSDTIVIQYFNYPTVSIGNDTNLCVGDTLALDATTTNAIYQWSTNATTPDITVQSQGSYWVGVTVNGCTTYDTILANFHPSPTVNLGPDTTLCQGQSIILQANNTNATYQWQDGSANPIFFVNSTGTYWVEAAINNCTDSDTINVTVTPLPTPNLGNDTALCTGETFTLDATSPNCTYSWHDGSTNATFVVNQGGTYWVAATNNCGTVAETLLVTYNPIPNVDLGPDFDICDDSDTTISAQMSGASYLWSDNSTAATLQINQSGPYWVNVTVKGCTGQDTINANVLPTPVVNLGSDSVLCSNQPALLTAGNSNASYLWIDGSTAQDFTVNTKGQYWVQVFLGQCSASDTIFFDEIDCEVIVVMPNIFTPNADDVNDAFTPKIISGVARMTTTIYSRWGNEVYSETANSVQWNGNNNKGEQSPSGLYFWIISATGEDGSTHQYKGTVTLVR, encoded by the coding sequence ATGAAACAAAGTACCTACGCTATTCGTACCACTATCCTATTATTTACGCTATTTTTTATGACGGACATCTCCGCTCAGTGTGTCTGGCAAGTTCACGATTCCGATAACTTTGAATATTCCACAACCATCCCTGGCTATATTGCCGGAACCACCTATCATCCCGCACCATCAGTACATGGTAAACGAACTGGTACGAAAGGGTTTTATATGAACTTTGTAAATGGATTGGCTTTCAACACTATGGTTTTTAGTCGCGCGTATCCAGTTTGTCAAACCAGTGCCTATAGATTTAAGACGTGGCTCAAAGAGATTAATGGCGGTTCCAGTACGGTGACGCTACAAGTTCGAGATAACAACAATAATATTTTAGCTACCAATACCAATACGTATGTGGCCAGTGCCGGATGGATTCAATGGGTGACGCCTTCTTTTACACCAACAACAGGAACCATTTACTTTGAAATCATTTACAATAGTGGCGTGGGAAACAATGACTTTGGAATGGATGATTTATACTTTGAGGTATGTGCGCCTCCGGTAACCCAAAGCTCTGTAGATTTCTGTGCCAGTGGAGCGGTATTCAATCTATACGATTCTTTAAATACATTGACTGGAACCACAGGAACCTGGTCTGGTCCTTCTACATTAACCAATGGTTCGTTGGGTACATTTGACCCTTCCTCCAATATTAGCGGCACTTATCAATACACTATTGCGGACCCCAATCCGGTTTGTCCGGATTCCATTGAATCCTTCAATGTAGTGGTCGGACAAGGTCCAACACTGGATTTAGGAAACGATACCAACCTGTGTACCAATGATGTGTTGCTTCTGGATGCCACCAACGACAACGCAACTTATTTATGGCAGGACAACTCTACCAATTCGACATTTAATGTGACACAACCGGGAACGTATTGGGTACAGGTATCTGATAGTTGTGCTGTAGTTTCTGATACCATCGTGATCCAATACTTTAATTATCCAACAGTATCTATCGGAAACGACACCAATCTATGTGTAGGCGATACACTTGCTTTGGATGCCACAACTACAAACGCGATCTACCAATGGAGTACCAATGCAACCACTCCGGATATTACGGTACAATCACAAGGCTCGTATTGGGTAGGAGTTACTGTAAACGGTTGTACCACATACGATACAATTTTGGCGAACTTCCATCCTTCTCCAACTGTAAACCTGGGACCTGATACCACATTGTGTCAGGGACAATCCATTATTCTACAAGCGAACAATACCAATGCGACTTATCAATGGCAAGATGGATCTGCGAATCCAATCTTCTTTGTGAATTCCACTGGGACGTATTGGGTGGAAGCCGCCATTAACAATTGTACGGATAGCGATACGATCAATGTAACCGTGACTCCACTTCCTACACCAAATCTGGGGAACGATACCGCTTTATGTACCGGAGAAACTTTTACATTGGATGCGACTTCGCCCAATTGCACCTATTCATGGCATGATGGTTCTACAAATGCTACGTTTGTGGTGAATCAAGGCGGAACCTATTGGGTAGCAGCCACCAATAATTGTGGTACGGTAGCTGAGACTTTACTGGTTACCTATAATCCTATTCCAAATGTAGATTTAGGACCTGATTTCGATATCTGTGATGATTCCGATACGACCATTTCTGCGCAAATGTCTGGTGCATCTTATCTATGGAGCGATAATTCTACAGCTGCTACGCTACAGATCAATCAAAGCGGACCTTATTGGGTAAATGTAACCGTAAAAGGTTGTACCGGTCAGGATACCATTAATGCGAACGTTTTACCCACGCCAGTGGTGAATCTGGGAAGTGATTCTGTTTTATGTAGTAATCAACCTGCTTTATTGACTGCTGGTAATTCCAATGCCAGCTATTTGTGGATTGATGGTTCCACCGCACAAGACTTTACAGTAAATACCAAAGGACAATATTGGGTACAGGTATTTTTAGGACAGTGTTCCGCTTCTGATACAATCTTCTTTGACGAGATAGACTGCGAGGTAATTGTGGTAATGCCAAATATTTTCACCCCAAATGCGGATGATGTCAATGATGCTTTCACACCTAAAATCATATCTGGTGTGGCCCGTATGACCACTACGATTTATTCACGTTGGGGAAATGAAGTTTATTCTGAAACAGCTAATTCCGTACAATGGAACGGTAATAACAACAAAGGTGAACAATCTCCTTCCGGACTTTATTTCTGGATTATTAGCGCCACTGGTGAAGACGGTTCGACACATCAATACAAAGGCACGGTGACGTTGGTTAGATAA
- a CDS encoding Fe2+-dependent dioxygenase → MATGSFIHLKGVLNQEELQQVRDSLRNSKFEDGKLTASGAAVKVKYNEQLVNSPQNLQIEQYLLRAMLNHELVKFGVMPKMYMPPLVSRYTEGMHYGTHVDSPLNGREYTIRTDVGMTLFLNEPEDYEGGELEVMTGGEYKAYKLAAGDAICYPTTQLHRVNPVKSGERLVAVTWMQCIVRDAHKRELIYQTYEVIQAMEKNGKANTEEHLKLQQVYSNLIRLWAEL, encoded by the coding sequence ATGGCAACAGGAAGTTTTATACACTTAAAAGGTGTATTAAATCAGGAAGAACTCCAACAAGTACGTGACTCCCTACGGAATAGCAAATTTGAGGATGGTAAGCTCACCGCATCAGGTGCTGCAGTGAAAGTGAAGTATAACGAGCAATTGGTCAATTCACCTCAGAATCTGCAAATTGAGCAGTATTTACTGCGTGCGATGTTGAACCACGAACTGGTAAAATTTGGGGTGATGCCCAAGATGTATATGCCGCCATTGGTAAGTCGTTATACTGAAGGAATGCATTATGGTACTCATGTGGATAGTCCGTTGAATGGGCGAGAGTATACCATCCGTACGGATGTGGGTATGACCTTGTTTTTAAACGAGCCGGAAGACTATGAGGGCGGAGAGTTAGAAGTGATGACTGGAGGTGAGTACAAAGCTTATAAACTAGCAGCCGGAGATGCGATTTGTTATCCAACCACACAATTACATCGGGTGAATCCGGTGAAATCAGGAGAGCGTTTGGTTGCAGTGACCTGGATGCAGTGTATTGTACGTGATGCCCATAAACGCGAATTAATTTACCAAACCTATGAAGTCATTCAGGCAATGGAAAAAAATGGAAAAGCCAATACCGAAGAACACCTGAAATTACAACAGGTGTATAGCAATCTCATCCGACTTTGGGCAGAACTTTAA
- a CDS encoding tetratricopeptide repeat protein translates to MNILLKATLFIYFLILSNPSFSQTSKYNLDDVNHFLELAESYRISQPDSCLYYSEKAAQISSKYKYPLQLVKSYLLLANYHWRRTEYKEALQYAHDAQKRSRDLDNKEQLAHANLLIANIYLELGDYDQKIDLIFDALEIFKRSGNKKGISYAYISISAAYFKQNNMDKAFEYAFNSLETSKKIKDLNGTARALNNIGVMYGTLKNYKQEQSYYLKSIAIAQQMHDELREGVLYLNIGKTLYNLNALDSSYQYIKQAQLIFENTKNDKYLAEIHIQLAYNYLKSLQYDLGIQNAQIAFNLGEKHRLVNTMADAAKVSQLLYEASNDVAQAYQYAKIHFNLQDSLNLQSINSQVAQIEMKYEVEHALLKKEAEQKHKQSSYVMIFTIVVAIMCLVVIGIYYSSKIKITQTIQERIELEFELETKHKELVSNTMSLLKTNKTLTEITNNLNEVLNYDNLYETQLAVNAIANSVKQATRSNVWKEFEMRFQQVHHKFNENLLSKFPNLTPSELRLCALLRLNLTTKEISELTGQRTSSLEIARSRLRKKLGITDRNINLVVFLSAF, encoded by the coding sequence ATGAATATACTTTTAAAAGCAACCTTATTCATCTACTTTCTGATTTTATCTAACCCTTCATTTTCGCAAACCTCAAAATACAACCTTGATGATGTGAATCATTTCTTAGAACTGGCCGAATCCTATAGAATATCTCAACCCGATAGTTGTTTATATTATTCGGAAAAAGCCGCTCAGATTTCATCTAAATATAAGTATCCACTCCAACTGGTTAAGTCATATCTTCTTTTAGCCAACTACCACTGGAGAAGAACCGAATATAAAGAAGCTTTACAATATGCACATGATGCACAGAAACGATCCAGAGATTTGGATAATAAAGAACAACTTGCACATGCCAATCTACTTATTGCCAACATATACCTGGAACTTGGTGATTACGATCAAAAAATAGATTTAATATTTGATGCCCTGGAAATATTTAAACGCTCCGGAAACAAAAAAGGGATCTCGTACGCATACATCAGTATTTCAGCTGCTTATTTTAAACAAAACAACATGGATAAAGCTTTTGAATATGCGTTTAATTCTTTGGAGACCTCAAAGAAAATCAAAGATTTAAATGGTACAGCAAGAGCGCTAAACAATATTGGAGTAATGTACGGTACTCTTAAAAACTACAAACAAGAACAATCCTATTATCTCAAATCTATCGCAATTGCACAACAAATGCATGATGAACTCAGAGAAGGAGTTTTGTATTTAAATATCGGTAAAACGCTCTACAACCTGAATGCACTGGATTCTTCATACCAATACATCAAACAAGCACAACTCATTTTTGAAAACACAAAAAATGACAAATACCTCGCAGAGATTCATATCCAACTAGCATATAATTATTTAAAATCGCTCCAATATGATCTGGGTATCCAAAATGCTCAGATTGCCTTTAACCTTGGAGAAAAACATCGACTAGTGAATACTATGGCAGATGCTGCGAAGGTTTCTCAACTACTCTATGAAGCCTCAAATGATGTCGCGCAAGCGTATCAATACGCCAAAATACACTTTAACCTTCAGGATAGTCTAAACCTCCAAAGTATCAACTCCCAGGTAGCCCAAATCGAAATGAAATATGAAGTTGAACACGCACTTTTAAAAAAAGAAGCCGAACAAAAGCATAAACAATCTTCCTACGTCATGATATTCACCATTGTGGTAGCCATAATGTGCCTGGTGGTAATCGGAATCTACTACAGCAGCAAAATAAAAATAACCCAAACCATACAGGAACGAATTGAATTAGAGTTTGAGTTAGAAACTAAACACAAAGAACTGGTATCCAACACTATGTCTTTATTAAAAACAAACAAGACCCTCACTGAGATCACCAATAATTTAAATGAAGTGTTAAATTATGACAACCTGTACGAAACACAGCTAGCTGTCAATGCCATTGCCAACTCTGTTAAACAAGCTACCAGATCTAATGTTTGGAAAGAATTTGAAATGCGGTTTCAACAGGTACATCATAAGTTTAACGAGAACCTATTGTCCAAGTTTCCAAATTTAACTCCATCTGAACTTAGATTATGTGCACTACTCCGGCTCAACCTCACTACCAAAGAGATTTCTGAACTTACCGGTCAACGAACCTCTTCACTGGAAATTGCTCGTTCACGTTTACGTAAAAAACTGGGCATCACGGACCGAAACATCAATTTGGTGGTATTTCTTTCTGCTTTTTAG
- a CDS encoding tetratricopeptide repeat protein, whose translation MNQVLRVMTIIFFLIISHSSFTQNQKVDYEQINHLLERAQSYKSSQSDSCLVYAEQAMLLSKENKYPILLIESYLLLADYHWKRSEYKNALEYAHKAEELSQDQDDKKLYARSILIIADIHIETGSSNQKLDLLFDALDIFDQQNNFKGKSHTYISISGAYYRYGNIAKALEYCQKSLDESRKINDLNGISRALNNLGAMYHELKNFEQEKLYYLESLTIAHEMNNELLAGIIYSNLSKVYSNLNDLDSSYYYLNQAMTIFKTIQNHKRIAQSYILLAIYYQKLQQYDLAFENAQIALEISKSYDLDITIAHSAQLLRELYEKTGDIENAYKNSQIYHDIKDSINSHTIDSRIEQIEMKYAFEHTLLEKESEQKHTRLIYITVFTIVITLMSLALIITYFRSKIRIAHSIQEKIKLESELEIKHKELATNTMHLIKTNKTLNEITTHLIEVLDYDNLHDTQSAVNTVINGIKQASRSKVWKEFEIRFQQVHNNFYDNLLTRFPKLTALDLRLCALLRLNLTTKEICELTGQRTSSLEIARSRLRKKLGITDRSINLVVFLSAF comes from the coding sequence ATGAATCAGGTTTTAAGAGTAATGACCATCATCTTTTTTTTGATTATATCTCATTCATCATTTACACAAAATCAAAAGGTAGACTATGAACAGATAAACCATTTACTAGAAAGAGCGCAATCTTATAAAAGTTCTCAATCAGATAGTTGTTTAGTCTATGCAGAACAAGCAATGCTATTATCTAAAGAAAATAAATACCCTATTCTACTTATTGAATCGTATCTTCTTTTAGCTGATTATCATTGGAAAAGAAGTGAATATAAAAATGCGCTGGAATATGCGCACAAAGCCGAAGAGCTTTCCCAAGACCAAGATGATAAAAAACTATATGCCCGTTCAATTCTAATTATTGCCGACATACATATCGAAACGGGCAGCTCTAATCAGAAATTGGACTTATTATTTGACGCACTGGATATATTCGATCAACAGAATAATTTCAAAGGTAAATCACACACTTACATCAGTATTAGTGGCGCATATTACAGATATGGTAATATCGCTAAAGCCCTTGAATATTGCCAAAAATCACTGGATGAATCCAGAAAAATCAATGACCTTAATGGAATCTCCAGAGCCTTGAATAACCTCGGAGCTATGTATCATGAACTTAAAAACTTTGAACAGGAAAAATTATACTATCTAGAATCGTTAACCATTGCTCATGAAATGAATAACGAATTATTGGCAGGAATTATCTATTCAAATCTCAGCAAAGTATATTCTAACCTTAATGATTTAGATTCGTCATACTACTACCTAAATCAAGCAATGACTATTTTTAAAACCATTCAAAATCATAAGCGTATTGCTCAATCTTATATTCTATTAGCCATTTACTATCAAAAATTACAACAATATGACCTTGCATTTGAAAACGCACAAATTGCATTAGAAATTAGTAAGTCCTATGATTTAGATATTACAATAGCCCACTCTGCACAGTTATTACGAGAGCTATATGAAAAAACTGGCGACATAGAAAATGCTTATAAAAATTCCCAGATTTATCACGATATTAAGGATAGCATAAATTCTCATACTATAGATTCACGTATAGAACAGATCGAAATGAAGTATGCCTTTGAGCACACGCTTTTAGAAAAAGAATCTGAGCAAAAGCATACACGTTTGATTTATATCACCGTTTTCACTATCGTGATCACATTGATGAGTTTAGCCTTGATTATTACGTACTTTAGAAGTAAAATTAGAATAGCCCATTCAATTCAAGAAAAAATCAAACTGGAATCCGAATTGGAAATTAAACACAAAGAGTTAGCAACCAACACTATGCATCTAATTAAAACCAATAAGACATTGAATGAAATCACCACCCATCTAATCGAAGTACTTGACTATGATAACTTACATGACACACAATCGGCTGTCAACACCGTAATCAATGGTATTAAACAAGCTTCCAGATCTAAAGTTTGGAAAGAATTCGAAATACGATTTCAACAAGTGCACAACAATTTTTATGATAACCTATTGACCAGGTTCCCCAAACTAACGGCATTGGACCTTAGACTATGCGCACTACTTCGACTTAATTTGACCACCAAAGAAATATGTGAACTTACCGGTCAAAGAACTTCATCATTAGAAATTGCTCGTTCTCGCTTAAGAAAAAAACTGGGTATTACTGACCGAAGTATAAATTTAGTGGTATTTCTTTCTGCATTCTAA
- a CDS encoding TetR/AcrR family transcriptional regulator encodes MKLQKSIDKKNRIFEATLLLVNSGGFQGASMSKIAKLAEVSPATIYLYFEHKQDLVNQLYLEVQSQYAEIVYSGYESNQPIKKCFQMIWEYVVRFHQEHEKEAAFLWQCEHTNIVEVEYNSDRMKYNQPLLELWKRGQDEGIIKEIPDSILYAYMIYPLTFLMQSKAVFGELKESMLNEAFKAAWDSLRV; translated from the coding sequence TTGAAATTACAGAAAAGTATTGATAAGAAAAACAGGATTTTTGAGGCCACTTTATTGCTTGTAAATTCCGGTGGATTTCAAGGAGCTTCGATGTCAAAAATTGCGAAGCTTGCGGAGGTGTCTCCAGCCACTATTTATTTATACTTTGAACATAAGCAGGATTTAGTTAATCAACTTTATCTGGAAGTTCAATCCCAATATGCCGAAATTGTTTACTCAGGGTATGAATCGAACCAACCTATTAAAAAATGTTTTCAGATGATTTGGGAATATGTAGTAAGGTTTCATCAGGAACATGAAAAAGAAGCTGCTTTTTTGTGGCAATGTGAGCATACGAATATTGTGGAGGTAGAATACAATTCTGATCGCATGAAGTATAATCAGCCACTTTTAGAGTTATGGAAACGAGGACAGGATGAAGGGATTATCAAGGAGATTCCGGATTCTATTTTGTATGCGTATATGATTTATCCATTGACTTTTTTGATGCAATCTAAAGCAGTTTTTGGCGAGTTGAAAGAATCGATGTTAAATGAAGCGTTTAAGGCTGCCTGGGATAGTCTAAGGGTCTAA
- a CDS encoding alkylphosphonate utilization protein — MSEELPACPKCNSEYTYQMDALMVCPECGYEWNPEELAAEEAASIIKDANGNPLADGDTVIVIKNLPVKGAPGPVKAGTKVKNIRLTDGDHNIACKIDGFGAMGLKSEFVKKA, encoded by the coding sequence ATGTCAGAAGAATTACCAGCTTGTCCAAAGTGCAACTCAGAATATACTTACCAAATGGATGCTTTGATGGTATGTCCGGAATGTGGTTATGAATGGAATCCTGAAGAATTGGCTGCCGAAGAAGCTGCATCCATCATTAAAGATGCCAATGGAAATCCTTTAGCGGATGGAGATACTGTAATTGTGATTAAAAACTTACCAGTCAAAGGAGCTCCCGGCCCTGTAAAGGCAGGAACTAAGGTGAAGAATATTCGCCTCACTGATGGAGACCACAATATTGCATGTAAAATTGATGGTTTTGGGGCCATGGGGTTAAAATCTGAGTTTGTAAAGAAGGCGTAA
- a CDS encoding T9SS type A sorting domain-containing protein, whose translation MKKEVLLSLVLGASVSWVTAQNSLLQNPTTGALPVGGIINDIEIVSNGTDVVLVAANQTNSEFYAIDIEDNDPNDAIDNNVTEINNFSNLINGATGQTNLTIKNFEVNPITRAIYVLAIDAGQTNSYLIKIEDDGATVNVLDQSSMTYSLIDWNGVNGYGVEDMTFGDNTLYITSGSWTLDGEVATVAAPFEHNSSTTNRATSMFKTNWGGNYFTDAPLERAAFANVNGESRLLGVTVCAPGFSLKTSDITGIGGVLQVREQFNVNTMPPVKVVYQNQDGKDYLFDLHYGNPNPVLIRIGEEYLDGSPITSNKFNNNSEELRDFNGNPGPGMTDEQIKIYPNSYDQIAYWNDCKLLVLENDVMKLLTTGVSASCVALSVESVPQLTGVKVYPNPASDFIQIQLDENTTINNGQLVVYTADGKEALRVFIQGNRIPVDVSKLTQGVYMMNIYQSQERVYQQQLIIK comes from the coding sequence ATGAAAAAAGAAGTACTACTATCACTAGTCCTTGGAGCTTCTGTATCCTGGGTGACCGCCCAAAATTCTCTCTTGCAAAACCCAACAACCGGAGCCTTACCAGTTGGTGGAATTATCAACGATATAGAAATCGTATCTAATGGTACCGATGTGGTGCTGGTAGCTGCAAATCAGACCAATAGTGAGTTCTATGCGATAGATATTGAGGATAATGATCCGAATGATGCGATCGATAATAATGTTACTGAGATAAATAACTTTAGTAATTTGATTAATGGGGCTACCGGTCAAACGAATTTGACCATAAAGAACTTTGAGGTAAACCCAATTACCCGAGCTATTTATGTTTTAGCGATCGATGCAGGTCAAACAAATTCATATTTGATTAAGATTGAGGATGATGGTGCTACAGTGAATGTGTTAGACCAATCGAGTATGACCTATAGTTTGATTGACTGGAATGGAGTAAATGGTTATGGTGTTGAGGATATGACCTTTGGAGATAATACGCTATACATTACTTCGGGTTCCTGGACGCTTGACGGAGAGGTGGCTACAGTAGCAGCACCATTTGAACATAATTCATCTACAACAAATCGAGCAACATCCATGTTTAAGACAAATTGGGGTGGAAACTATTTTACCGATGCCCCATTAGAACGTGCCGCATTTGCCAATGTAAATGGAGAAAGTCGTTTGTTAGGAGTAACGGTGTGTGCGCCTGGATTTTCTCTTAAAACAAGTGATATTACAGGAATTGGAGGTGTGCTTCAGGTGAGAGAGCAGTTTAACGTGAATACGATGCCTCCGGTTAAGGTGGTGTATCAAAACCAGGATGGAAAGGATTATTTGTTTGACTTGCATTATGGGAATCCCAATCCTGTTTTAATTCGTATTGGGGAGGAATATTTGGACGGATCGCCTATTACAAGTAACAAATTCAATAACAATAGCGAGGAATTACGAGATTTTAATGGAAATCCAGGTCCAGGGATGACCGATGAACAAATTAAAATATATCCGAACAGTTATGATCAAATCGCATATTGGAATGACTGTAAGCTGTTGGTGTTGGAAAATGACGTCATGAAGTTATTGACGACTGGTGTGTCAGCTTCATGCGTAGCATTGAGCGTGGAATCAGTTCCTCAATTAACGGGTGTTAAAGTATATCCAAATCCGGCAAGCGATTTTATTCAAATTCAATTAGATGAAAATACGACCATAAATAATGGACAATTGGTGGTTTATACCGCTGATGGAAAAGAAGCTTTGCGTGTATTCATTCAAGGAAATAGAATTCCGGTGGATGTAAGTAAACTGACTCAGGGGGTATATATGATGAACATATATCAGTCGCAAGAACGCGTTTATCAACAACAATTAATTATTAAGTAA
- a CDS encoding response regulator transcription factor — MKYTCLIVDAAPQNIPVIYKELVANCPEIEVLGEYSDIAEALSQIHDLRPDMVFIDTDMVEQVHENLLRILTQKTYLIFTSEWIENSVKAFVYNGLDFLLKPILKQELSRVVKKILWKENQLLRQQIEELKGSSKVNMMERKVAIPSNDGIHLFPIGSIIRLKAERNYTRIHFVNQESMLTSKTLKSYEQILPRKMFQRVHQSHVLNLSKIKSYINRDGGYLLMEDGSTITVSTRKKHELLEYLKGR, encoded by the coding sequence ATGAAGTACACCTGCCTTATTGTTGATGCTGCCCCACAAAATATCCCCGTTATTTATAAAGAACTTGTCGCTAATTGTCCTGAAATTGAAGTATTAGGGGAATATTCTGATATTGCTGAAGCCCTTTCTCAGATACATGATTTAAGGCCGGATATGGTCTTTATTGATACGGATATGGTTGAACAGGTTCATGAGAATCTATTAAGAATATTAACGCAAAAGACCTATTTGATTTTTACTTCTGAATGGATTGAGAACTCTGTCAAAGCATTTGTTTATAATGGGTTGGACTTTTTGTTGAAGCCTATTCTAAAGCAAGAATTATCCCGAGTTGTAAAGAAAATTCTATGGAAAGAGAATCAGCTTTTACGTCAACAAATCGAAGAATTGAAAGGGAGTTCAAAAGTGAACATGATGGAACGAAAAGTGGCTATCCCATCAAATGATGGAATTCATTTGTTTCCTATTGGTAGTATTATACGTTTAAAAGCGGAGCGGAATTATACAAGAATTCATTTTGTGAATCAGGAAAGTATGCTCACTTCAAAAACACTGAAGTCATATGAGCAGATTTTACCACGAAAAATGTTTCAACGTGTTCATCAGTCACATGTTTTGAATTTAAGCAAGATTAAGAGTTATATTAATCGTGACGGAGGGTATTTGCTAATGGAAGATGGGAGTACGATAACGGTTTCCACACGCAAAAAACATGAATTATTGGAGTATTTAAAAGGAAGATAG